In one Serinus canaria isolate serCan28SL12 chromosome 2, serCan2020, whole genome shotgun sequence genomic region, the following are encoded:
- the OTULINL gene encoding inactive ubiquitin thioesterase OTULINL isoform X2 — protein MYTCPSCLSLLEGRHEVWSWKTASKESLCLMWQKVKVHLMLSMSFLTALFWYCRRLYSFLAQLLKRWSNYLQRQLIRNLSVLPEVDLLGYSGREWKGETKQAKQMREAYEELFRSCHIKYLRQVRRDNYSVIRAVLFQIFSQGIPFPSWMKERDILKLPEKLLYSQGCNWIQQYSFGPERYTGPNAFGKLRKCMEALKTNWAEISATRDHEERGSMCNTLFSDESKEYKLYEAIKFIMLYEVVEAHEQIRNKPVHNLFSLLFARDSSSDPLSFMMNHLNSIGDSICLDQVELFLLGYLLEVKIRVYRLHRFNTEEFQVNYPDEYRREWNEISLLTEDDHYYHIPLFRT, from the exons ATGTACACATGTCCATCATGCTTGAGCCTGCTTGAGG GAAGGCATGAGGTGTGGTCCTGGAAAACTGCCAGCAAGGAATCCCTGTGTCTCATGTGGCAAAAAGTGAAAGTGCATCTAATGTTAAGCATGTCCTTCCTCACTGCTCTTTTTTGGTATTGTAGAAGGCTATACAGCTTTTTAGCACAGCTGCTGAAACG GTGGAGCAACTACCTTCAGAGGCAACTCATAA GGAATCTCAGTGTGCTGCCAGAAGTTGATCTGCTTGGTTACAGtggaagggaatggaaaggagaaacaaagcAGGCCAAACAGATGAGGGAG GCATATGAAGAATTGTTTAGGAGCTGTCATATCAAATACCTGAGACAAGTCAGGAGGGACAACTACAGTGTAATAAGAGCAGTGCTTTTTCAGATATTCAGCCAAGGCATTCCTTTTCCTTCGTGGATGAAGGAAAGAGATATATTGAag ctaCCTGAAAAGCTTTTGTATTCTCAAGGTTGTAACTGGATTCAGCAATACAGTTTTGGGCCAGAAAGATACACGGGTCCCAATGCCTTTGGGAAATTGCGCAAATGTATGGAGGCCTTAAAGACAAAT TGGGCTGAAATAAGTGCTACAAGAGATCATGAAGAAAGAGGAAGCATGTGTAATACACTATTTTCTGATGAAAGCAAGGAATACAAACTATATGAGGCCATAAAATTCATCATGCTTTATGAAGTTGTTGAAGCCCATGAGCAGATAAGGAACAAACCCGTACACAACCTTTTTAGCCTTCTCTTTGCTCGTGACTCTTCATCTGACCCTCTGAGTTTCATGATGAATCATCTGAACTCCATAGGGGACTCTATTTGCTTAGACCAG gttGAACTGTTTCTTCTGGGATACTTACTTGAAGTAAAGATACGAGTTTACAGACTGCATAGGTTTAATACAGAGGAATTTCAAGTAAATTATCCGGATGAATACCGAAGGGAATGGAATGAGATTTCTCTCCTGACTGAGGATGACCACTACTATCACATCCCCCTTTTCAGAACGTGA
- the OTULINL gene encoding inactive ubiquitin thioesterase OTULINL isoform X3, with the protein MWQKVKVHLMLSMSFLTALFWYCRRLYSFLAQLLKRWSNYLQRQLIRNLSVLPEVDLLGYSGREWKGETKQAKQMREAYEELFRSCHIKYLRQVRRDNYSVIRAVLFQIFSQGIPFPSWMKERDILKLPEKLLYSQGCNWIQQYSFGPERYTGPNAFGKLRKCMEALKTNWAEISATRDHEERGSMCNTLFSDESKEYKLYEAIKFIMLYEVVEAHEQIRNKPVHNLFSLLFARDSSSDPLSFMMNHLNSIGDSICLDQVELFLLGYLLEVKIRVYRLHRFNTEEFQVNYPDEYRREWNEISLLTEDDHYYHIPLFRT; encoded by the exons ATGTGGCAAAAAGTGAAAGTGCATCTAATGTTAAGCATGTCCTTCCTCACTGCTCTTTTTTGGTATTGTAGAAGGCTATACAGCTTTTTAGCACAGCTGCTGAAACG GTGGAGCAACTACCTTCAGAGGCAACTCATAA GGAATCTCAGTGTGCTGCCAGAAGTTGATCTGCTTGGTTACAGtggaagggaatggaaaggagaaacaaagcAGGCCAAACAGATGAGGGAG GCATATGAAGAATTGTTTAGGAGCTGTCATATCAAATACCTGAGACAAGTCAGGAGGGACAACTACAGTGTAATAAGAGCAGTGCTTTTTCAGATATTCAGCCAAGGCATTCCTTTTCCTTCGTGGATGAAGGAAAGAGATATATTGAag ctaCCTGAAAAGCTTTTGTATTCTCAAGGTTGTAACTGGATTCAGCAATACAGTTTTGGGCCAGAAAGATACACGGGTCCCAATGCCTTTGGGAAATTGCGCAAATGTATGGAGGCCTTAAAGACAAAT TGGGCTGAAATAAGTGCTACAAGAGATCATGAAGAAAGAGGAAGCATGTGTAATACACTATTTTCTGATGAAAGCAAGGAATACAAACTATATGAGGCCATAAAATTCATCATGCTTTATGAAGTTGTTGAAGCCCATGAGCAGATAAGGAACAAACCCGTACACAACCTTTTTAGCCTTCTCTTTGCTCGTGACTCTTCATCTGACCCTCTGAGTTTCATGATGAATCATCTGAACTCCATAGGGGACTCTATTTGCTTAGACCAG gttGAACTGTTTCTTCTGGGATACTTACTTGAAGTAAAGATACGAGTTTACAGACTGCATAGGTTTAATACAGAGGAATTTCAAGTAAATTATCCGGATGAATACCGAAGGGAATGGAATGAGATTTCTCTCCTGACTGAGGATGACCACTACTATCACATCCCCCTTTTCAGAACGTGA
- the OTULINL gene encoding inactive ubiquitin thioesterase OTULINL isoform X1: MQRQHDRWASKNRNHFTEHKNRSRISSERSVGRHEVWSWKTASKESLCLMWQKVKVHLMLSMSFLTALFWYCRRLYSFLAQLLKRWSNYLQRQLIRNLSVLPEVDLLGYSGREWKGETKQAKQMREAYEELFRSCHIKYLRQVRRDNYSVIRAVLFQIFSQGIPFPSWMKERDILKLPEKLLYSQGCNWIQQYSFGPERYTGPNAFGKLRKCMEALKTNWAEISATRDHEERGSMCNTLFSDESKEYKLYEAIKFIMLYEVVEAHEQIRNKPVHNLFSLLFARDSSSDPLSFMMNHLNSIGDSICLDQVELFLLGYLLEVKIRVYRLHRFNTEEFQVNYPDEYRREWNEISLLTEDDHYYHIPLFRT, from the exons ATGCAGAGGCAACATGACAGATGGGCCAGCAAGAACAGAAACCACTTCACTGAACACAAAAACCGAAGCAGAATTAGCTCAGAGAGAAGTGTTG GAAGGCATGAGGTGTGGTCCTGGAAAACTGCCAGCAAGGAATCCCTGTGTCTCATGTGGCAAAAAGTGAAAGTGCATCTAATGTTAAGCATGTCCTTCCTCACTGCTCTTTTTTGGTATTGTAGAAGGCTATACAGCTTTTTAGCACAGCTGCTGAAACG GTGGAGCAACTACCTTCAGAGGCAACTCATAA GGAATCTCAGTGTGCTGCCAGAAGTTGATCTGCTTGGTTACAGtggaagggaatggaaaggagaaacaaagcAGGCCAAACAGATGAGGGAG GCATATGAAGAATTGTTTAGGAGCTGTCATATCAAATACCTGAGACAAGTCAGGAGGGACAACTACAGTGTAATAAGAGCAGTGCTTTTTCAGATATTCAGCCAAGGCATTCCTTTTCCTTCGTGGATGAAGGAAAGAGATATATTGAag ctaCCTGAAAAGCTTTTGTATTCTCAAGGTTGTAACTGGATTCAGCAATACAGTTTTGGGCCAGAAAGATACACGGGTCCCAATGCCTTTGGGAAATTGCGCAAATGTATGGAGGCCTTAAAGACAAAT TGGGCTGAAATAAGTGCTACAAGAGATCATGAAGAAAGAGGAAGCATGTGTAATACACTATTTTCTGATGAAAGCAAGGAATACAAACTATATGAGGCCATAAAATTCATCATGCTTTATGAAGTTGTTGAAGCCCATGAGCAGATAAGGAACAAACCCGTACACAACCTTTTTAGCCTTCTCTTTGCTCGTGACTCTTCATCTGACCCTCTGAGTTTCATGATGAATCATCTGAACTCCATAGGGGACTCTATTTGCTTAGACCAG gttGAACTGTTTCTTCTGGGATACTTACTTGAAGTAAAGATACGAGTTTACAGACTGCATAGGTTTAATACAGAGGAATTTCAAGTAAATTATCCGGATGAATACCGAAGGGAATGGAATGAGATTTCTCTCCTGACTGAGGATGACCACTACTATCACATCCCCCTTTTCAGAACGTGA